One genomic window of Cupriavidus sp. P-10 includes the following:
- a CDS encoding GSU2403 family nucleotidyltransferase fold protein — MINYYNTLGVSPGATEAEIRAAYRRLAMKFHPDRQHGKSEREKKQAEEKFKEIEEANRILGDAQKRAQYDPNQSNGSTRSGNPWWSGADEDDANFEDFFRQQFHQSRRRRQSKPAPVRGEDIRCKASINADTALRGGQATIEVNVEDTCPSCRGSGEAYAPEACEKCDGDGWHPSADGWRRRTCSKCKGSGVDWRCRACKGKGAFKQTKRFNIQVPANTPAGRVLRAVGGGMPGEFGGAAGDLLCEIRVTKSGSTYLKGLDVHCEVKIDCITAWLGGKTTIEIVGRTFEVEIPPNTGSGKSLRFAGKGLRDAKTGQVGDAIAKVLLTLPKGPFAEEQLDHLRRFAGREPAIKPRPAAPAKQAATQERPAEPDRSPERTREAAHDFARAKKAPEPATSATGPRKFQCGGFEVRHLESLELEQQGVARRRFAEWEAACRIAASGETRPDSVAAKRLAAVSGPGNAPQMLVQLLEAFRGAGFAETISVIGNYAILAYASAAGCSIEDAVRLGLYNKRVQFVTAKPIGEEGILRALQAVDPTFILAPRMGACVRGRNEVGFVVDIIGAVKASTSEATLSTTIADDSGAAMSYGITKLLRGGRVSTIVFTKTGVMERLTAISPESFYAFKGWIANQPGVPEEKRKFCQNLMILAAKLGDGLVLSP, encoded by the coding sequence ATGATTAACTATTACAACACTCTCGGCGTTTCGCCTGGCGCGACCGAGGCGGAGATCCGAGCCGCCTACAGACGGCTCGCGATGAAATTTCATCCCGACCGACAGCATGGCAAGTCTGAACGGGAAAAGAAGCAAGCCGAGGAGAAATTCAAGGAAATTGAGGAGGCTAACCGCATCCTTGGCGACGCCCAGAAGCGCGCGCAGTACGACCCTAACCAGAGCAATGGCTCGACTCGCAGCGGGAACCCTTGGTGGTCCGGGGCGGACGAAGACGACGCTAACTTCGAAGACTTCTTTCGCCAGCAATTTCACCAGAGCCGCCGTCGCCGCCAATCCAAGCCGGCGCCTGTCAGAGGCGAGGACATCCGCTGCAAGGCGTCGATCAACGCTGACACGGCGCTCCGTGGTGGCCAGGCAACCATCGAGGTCAACGTCGAAGACACGTGCCCGTCTTGCCGGGGCTCCGGTGAAGCGTACGCTCCCGAAGCGTGTGAGAAATGCGACGGCGACGGGTGGCATCCTTCAGCGGATGGTTGGCGGCGGCGTACTTGTAGCAAATGCAAGGGGTCGGGGGTCGATTGGCGCTGCAGAGCGTGCAAAGGGAAGGGTGCATTCAAACAGACCAAGCGCTTCAATATCCAAGTGCCGGCGAATACCCCGGCCGGTCGCGTGCTTCGTGCAGTCGGTGGCGGCATGCCAGGGGAGTTCGGTGGCGCGGCCGGGGACCTACTTTGCGAAATCCGGGTGACGAAGTCCGGGTCTACGTACCTGAAGGGTCTCGACGTCCACTGCGAGGTCAAGATCGATTGCATCACGGCGTGGCTTGGAGGGAAGACCACCATCGAGATCGTGGGGCGAACCTTCGAGGTAGAGATCCCGCCGAATACGGGCAGTGGCAAGTCTTTGCGTTTTGCCGGCAAAGGCCTACGTGACGCCAAGACTGGCCAGGTGGGAGACGCCATCGCGAAAGTGCTCTTGACCTTGCCGAAGGGGCCGTTCGCGGAAGAGCAACTCGACCACCTACGCCGGTTTGCCGGACGCGAACCAGCAATCAAGCCGCGGCCGGCCGCGCCTGCAAAGCAGGCGGCAACACAAGAGCGTCCTGCGGAGCCCGATCGCTCACCTGAACGGACCCGCGAAGCGGCTCACGACTTTGCGCGTGCAAAGAAGGCCCCAGAGCCAGCGACCTCCGCAACTGGGCCTCGCAAGTTCCAATGCGGCGGCTTCGAAGTTCGCCACCTGGAAAGCCTGGAGTTGGAGCAGCAGGGCGTGGCACGTAGGCGCTTTGCAGAATGGGAGGCCGCCTGCCGCATTGCGGCGTCGGGGGAAACCCGCCCAGACAGCGTCGCGGCCAAGCGGTTGGCTGCCGTATCCGGGCCCGGGAATGCCCCACAGATGCTGGTTCAGTTGTTGGAGGCGTTTCGCGGCGCGGGCTTCGCGGAGACGATCTCGGTCATCGGGAACTATGCGATCCTTGCCTATGCGTCAGCCGCGGGCTGCAGCATCGAGGATGCCGTCAGACTCGGGCTCTACAATAAGCGCGTGCAGTTCGTCACGGCGAAGCCCATCGGAGAGGAGGGCATCCTGCGCGCCCTCCAGGCCGTGGATCCGACCTTCATACTCGCCCCCAGGATGGGTGCCTGCGTGCGAGGGCGAAACGAAGTCGGATTCGTGGTCGACATCATCGGTGCAGTGAAAGCGAGCACGTCGGAAGCGACGCTGTCGACCACGATTGCGGATGACAGCGGGGCGGCCATGTCATATGGGATCACCAAGCTCCTGCGTGGCGGTCGGGTCAGCACAATCGTCTTTACCAAAACGGGCGTCATGGAGCGCCTGACGGCGATCTCCCCGGAGTCCTTCTACGCATTCAAGGGATGGATTGCCAACCAGCCAGGGGTGCCAGAGGAAAAACGCAAGTTCTGCCAGAACTTGATGATTCTGGCGGCCAAGCTCGGCGACGGCCTCGTGCTTAGCCCCTGA
- a CDS encoding metallophosphoesterase family protein, whose amino-acid sequence MSAGHVFICGDPHGEFGPLIDSVHRHRPEAVVLAGDIQARRPLDEELASILPLTQVWWIPGNHDTDSDADYDNLFGSGLADRNLDGRVVTIAGLRLAGLGGIFRGQVWMPPEAARVESATDYLAKCGKGNYWRGGLPRRHRSTIFPQTYNALLSQHADVLVSHEAPACHPHGFEAIDTLIDAMGVQRAFHGHHHESTAYPNTGPCRIFGLGACAVATIEGEFLPAP is encoded by the coding sequence ATGTCTGCAGGCCATGTCTTCATTTGCGGCGACCCCCATGGCGAGTTTGGTCCGCTGATCGACAGCGTCCACCGTCACCGCCCCGAGGCGGTGGTGCTCGCTGGCGACATCCAGGCTAGGCGCCCACTGGACGAAGAGCTCGCCAGCATCCTTCCCCTGACACAGGTGTGGTGGATTCCCGGCAATCACGACACCGACAGCGATGCCGACTACGATAACCTGTTCGGCTCGGGCCTGGCCGACCGGAACCTGGATGGGCGGGTGGTCACGATCGCAGGCCTTCGGCTTGCCGGGTTGGGCGGAATCTTTCGTGGCCAGGTCTGGATGCCGCCCGAAGCCGCGCGCGTAGAGAGCGCCACTGACTATCTGGCCAAATGTGGGAAGGGGAATTACTGGCGGGGCGGTCTGCCGCGGCGCCACCGCAGCACGATCTTCCCCCAGACCTACAACGCGCTACTAAGTCAGCATGCGGATGTCTTGGTCAGCCACGAGGCTCCGGCTTGCCACCCACACGGGTTCGAGGCGATTGACACGCTCATCGATGCGATGGGCGTGCAACGCGCTTTCCACGGCCATCACCACGAGTCCACGGCTTATCCGAACACAGGACCGTGCCGCATCTTCGGTCTCGGTGCGTGCGCGGTAGCCACGATCGAGGGAGAGTTCTTGCCAGCGCCCTAA
- a CDS encoding PHA-granule associated protein 4, translating to MATVLAATKGEALKLLETEGVTVVELDYESGWQDAVELGRRGEKLGIRVQYRGHESIAVSSPAALVAGLSRPKLTFRQRNLYCQFELSMLPAADLERLEGKAEKLGDYILAGHLLRDVDAVWTE from the coding sequence ATGGCGACAGTTTTGGCTGCGACCAAAGGCGAAGCACTAAAGCTCTTGGAGACAGAGGGCGTCACGGTCGTGGAGTTGGACTACGAGTCTGGATGGCAGGATGCGGTTGAACTAGGCAGGCGGGGCGAAAAGCTTGGCATACGTGTTCAGTATCGCGGCCATGAGAGTATTGCCGTCAGCTCGCCCGCGGCACTCGTTGCCGGCCTGAGCCGCCCAAAGTTGACGTTCCGTCAGCGCAATCTTTACTGCCAATTCGAGCTCAGCATGCTACCAGCGGCTGACTTGGAGCGCCTGGAGGGAAAAGCGGAGAAGCTCGGCGACTACATCCTCGCCGGCCATCTATTGCGGGATGTCGATGCTGTCTGGACGGAGTAA